In Sorghum bicolor cultivar BTx623 chromosome 10, Sorghum_bicolor_NCBIv3, whole genome shotgun sequence, one genomic interval encodes:
- the LOC8072852 gene encoding anthranilate O-methyltransferase 2: protein MASEQSLHMNQGEGETSYARNSSIQNAVQKWMKPVVEEAVTDLKKFTNTSCSMLIADLGCSSGPNAVALASMAVDAIFRYRGLDGKVPPELWVLLNDLPDNDFGDVAKRLVAFQKDAAPNFGGHVLTAIVPGSFYKRLFISSSLHLVLASNSVQWLSEAPEDLRKNGIPMYDCDEGLRQARRSLVLQAYARQFRKDFTLFLNLRAQELVPGGQMVISLPGHCSNDSACQSNLRCDGTAFMLNDMASRGVIDREKLDSFYLPMYDPSDQELREIIQDEGSFMINKILVHDVISDMDKISITPKMVALTVRAAFEPIIAQHFGSQGQVMEEFERTVEWHVGAGAGRPQVFASAFLCVSLKKKV, encoded by the exons ATGGCCTCTGAGCAGTCTTTGCACATGAACCAGGGAGAAGGAGAAACAAGCTATGCCCGGAACTCTAGTATTCAG AATGCTGTGCAAAAATGGATGAAGCCTGTTGTAGAGGAGGCTGTCACTGACTTGAAGAAATTTACCAATACCAGCTGCAGCATGTTGATAGCTGACCTGGGCTGCTCCTCTGGCCCCAACGCCGTAGCGCTTGCCTCAATGGCTGTAGATGCTATTTTTCGCTACCGTGGGCTTGACGGGAAGGTCCCACCGGAGCTATGGGTACTCCTGAACGATCTTCCAGACAATGACTTCGGCGATGTTGCAAAGCGCTTGGTTGCATTCCAAAAGGATGCCGCCCCAAATTTCGGCGGCCATGTTTTGACTGCTATTGTACCTGGTTCATTCTACAAGAGGCTCTTTATTAGTAGCTCCTTGCATCTAGTTCTTGCATCAAACAGTGTGCAGTGGCTGTCAGAG GCACCTGAAGATCTAAGAAAGAATGGGATCCCTATGTACGACTGCGATGAGGGTCTAAGGCAAGCAAGGCGCTCACTGGTGCTGCAGGCTTATGCTCGGCAGTTCAGGAAGGATTTCACGCTATTCTTGAACTTGAGGGCTCAAGAGTTAGTCCCTGGGGGCCAGATGGTGATCTCCTTGCCAGGCCACTGTTCCAATGACAGTGCATGCCAGTCAAATCTACGATGCGATGGTACAGCTTTTATGCTAAACGACATGGCATCAAGG gGTGTCATCGACAGAGAAAAGCTAGACTCGTTCTACTTACCCATGTATGACCCTTCTGATCAGGAGTTAAGAGAAATCATCCAAGATGAGGGCTCCTTCATGATCAACAAGATACTGGTCCATGATGTCATTAGTGACATGGACAAAATCTCCATCACCCCAAAGATGGTAGCTCTCACAGTTAGAGCTGCGTTCGAACCAATAATCGCGCAACACTTCGGGTCGCAGGGACAAGTGATGGAAGAGTTTGAGAGAACCGTCGAGTGGCACGTTGGTGCAGGTGCAGGCAGACCGCAGGTTTTTGCTTCGGCCTTCCTATGTGTGTCTCTCAAAAAGAAAGTATAA
- the LOC8078242 gene encoding anthranilate O-methyltransferase 3 has product MACEQSSHMNQGEGEKSYARNSSIQSAAQKWMNPVVEEAVTDLMKKFSNASGSMVIADLGCGSGPNAIALASMAVDAIFRHRGHDEQVPPELCVLLNDLPDNDFSSVAKHLVAFQEDAPSFGPVLTAIVPGSFYKRLFIGSSLHLVLASYSVHWLSEAPEDLRKNRIPMYDCDEGLRQARRPLVLEAYARQFKKDFTLFLNLRAQELVPGGQMVISLLGHCSSDSTCQSNLLCDGVAFMLDDMASKGIIDREKLDSFYLPMYGPSDKELRKIIQDENSFMINKIVVHDVVSDMDKKSSITPKTVALATRAAYGPIVAQHFGSQGQVLEEFERTVELHVSAGSPKAVAPGFLILCVSLKKKV; this is encoded by the exons ATGGCCTGTGAGCAGTCTTCGCACATGAACCAGGGAGAAGGAGAAAAGAGCTATGCCCGGAACTCTAGTATTCAG AGTGCTGCGCAGAAGTGGATGAACCCTGTTGTAGAGGAGGCTGTCACTGACTTGATGAAGAAATTCAGCAATGCCAGCGGTAGCATGGTGATAGCTGACCTGGGCTGCGGCTCTGGCCCCAACGCCATAGCCCTTGCCTCAATGGCTGTGGATGCTATTTTTCGCCACCGTGGCCATGACGAGCAGGTGCCACCGGAGCTATGCGTACTCCTGAACGATCTTCCAGACAATGACTTCAGCAGTGTTGCAAAGCACTTGGTTGCATTCCAAGAGGATGCCCCAAGCTTCGGCCCTGTTTTAACTGCTATTGTTCCTGGTTCATTCTACAAGAGGCTCTTTATCGGTAGCTCTTTGCATCTAGTTCTTGCATCGTACAGTGTGCATTGGTTGTCGGAG GCACCTGAAGATCTAAGAAAGAACCGGATCCCTATGTACGACTGCGATGAGGGTCTCAGGCAAGCAAGGCGCCCGCTGGTGCTCGAGGCTTATGCTCGGCAGTTCAAGAAGGATTTCACGCTGTTCTTGAACTTGAGGGCTCAAGAGTTAGTCCCTGGGGGCCAGATGGTGATCTCCTTACTAGGACACTGTTCTAGTGACAGTACATGCCAGTCAAATCTACTATGCGATGGTGTAGCTTTTATGCTAGATGACATGGCATCAAAG GGTATCATCGACAGAGAAAAGCTAGACTCGTTCTACTTACCCATGTATGGCCCTTCTGATAAGGAGTTAAGAAAAATCATCCAAGatgagaactccttcatgatcaACAAGATAGTGGTCCATGACGTTGTTAGTGACATGGACAAAAAAAGCTCCATCACCCCAAAGACGGTAGCTCTCGCAACTAGAGCTGCGTACGGACCAATAGTCGCGCAGCACTTCGGGTCGCAAGGACAAGTGCTGGAAGAGTTTGAGAGAACCGTCGAGTTGCACGTGAGTGCAGGCAGCCCGAAGGCTGTTGCACCGGGCTTTCTTATCCTATGTGTGTCTCTCAAAAAGAAGGTATAA